In one window of Bradysia coprophila strain Holo2 chromosome X unlocalized genomic scaffold, BU_Bcop_v1 contig_44, whole genome shotgun sequence DNA:
- the LOC119070021 gene encoding uncharacterized protein LOC119070021 — protein sequence MYSFMARQLRSIHSPNSVSLTHKNFESMEASHAPIAQEQPWNLLQKPIRVEMLTSPFSQPVFDDENYAVIRHFVGLNAEIIQILSAVMNFSSKFLYPQSIYGYAQVNGTFTGALGRLLTNKSDIGMTLFFIRDYGTRDIEFTTPIYQDQLCVVVRKAHRIPEAVLPLLTFSVTSWISFLLSFVGCSIFWMILRNVNAKRMFVASTEQLYMMNNFSDYVHIAVDTGILFVSSPLLKLPKIWSERIFVISICLMSTIIFAYFESTLATVFVNPLYLKDINTLGDLESTDFPIEIHEHIAFDPLFDSKSSLMQRIQIVGKNHQLSHIVEHGNISLVLKQTAIKFDFSHWFRLKRMHQLPDCPRTYMTAFIMPKKSVYFDRDRDRDISRAVNSAGSPLEKSVYFERINALLLRLVRSGFIQKWITDTKFNWTLESTRLHGSLDKQDYVVLELIDMEFPFYILLGGYVVGFFLFIGELCFADAIVDF from the exons ATGTATTCGTTCATGGCACGACAACTCCGTTCGATCCATTCACCGAATAGTGTCTCATTAACACATAAGAATTTTGAAAGTATGGAGGCATCGCATGCACCGATTGCTCAAGAACAGCCATGGAATTTGCTTCAGAAGCCGATTCGTGTGGAAATGCTCACATCACCATTTTCTCAGCCAGTATTCGATGACGAGAATTATGCAGTCATTCGTCATTTCGTCGGACTGAATGCGGAAATCATTCAGATTTTGAGTGCAGTGATGAATTTTTCCagtaaatttcttt ATCCGCAATCAATCTATGGATATGCACAAGTGAACGGAACGTTTACAGGAGCTCTTGGTCGATTGCTCACCAATAAGAGTGACATTGGCATGACTCTGTTTTTCATCCGCGATTACGGAACAAGAGACATAGAATTTACGACTCCAATTTACCAAGATCAACTTTGCGTGGTGGTTCGGAAAGCACATAGAATACCCGAGGCCGTTTTACCACTACTTACATTCAGCGTGACTTCATGGATATCTTTCTTACTATCATTCGTTGGATGTTCCATATTTTGGATGATACTGAGAAATGTAAATGCAAAGCGAATGTTTGTTGCTTCGACCGAGCAGCTTTATATGATGAACAATTTTTCGGACTATGTCCATATTGCTGTAGATACCGGAATACTGTTCGTTAGTTCACCGTTGTTGAAACTGCCTAAAATTTGGTCAGAACGGATTTTTGTCATATCGATTTGTCTGATGAGTACAATTATCTTTGCATACTTTGAATCGACTCTGGCCACAGTATTTGTAAATCCTTTATATCTGAAAGATATCAACACTCTTGGCGATCTGGAGAGCACTGATTTTCCTATCGAAATCCATGAGCACATAGCTTTCGACCCGTTGTTTGATAGTAAGAGTTCATTGATGCAACGAATCCAAATTGTCGGTAAAAACCATCAGTTATCACACATTGTCGAGCATGGCAATATATCATTGGTTCTAAAACAAACGGcaatcaaatttgatttttcccACTGGTTTCGCCTCAAACGGATGCATCAACTGCCGGATTGTCCGCGAACATATATGACTGCATTTATAATGCCCAAGAAATCGGTTTACTTTGACCGTGACCGTGACCGTGACATATCAAGAGCTG TGAACAGCGCTGGATCGCCACTCGAG AAATCGGTTTACTTTGAACGCATAAATGCGCTTCTGCTGAGACTTGTACGTAGTGGATTCATTCAGAAATGGATTACCGATACAAAGTTCAATTGGACATTGGAAAGCACAAGATTGCATGGAAGTCTGGACAAGCAAGATTACGTTGTTCTGGAATTGATAGACATGGAATTTCCATTCTACATTCTGCTTGGCGGATATGTTGTGggcttttttctttttattggcGAGTTGTGTTTTGCTGATGCGATTGTTGATTTTTAA
- the LOC119070003 gene encoding uncharacterized protein LOC119070003 — MNWNLISSNCEDETITNVFHKNHHFKLTPEGPLNEPISVKAIVRNHRIVVSVDNNLFLLENEDTIECSTVCFDSEIDAIELSSSGLVVICALKCGDIHGLHIQGSQIFTVSVADKDVSETRTFVGISQVKNEYVFMCSTGSVYRLSNVDEHILSDITSFNCETTIDVSKTISNVELAKVSFGTSDLHIETFCVLPGEQDELVVSSSKKYLFVQTIDTKCKIEIPKAIQSFKAIFNLGHYLIGVSSAGKMYEICLVTKSFRLFAEWDQIVEDVVILQVSDNDIHLLLQTKAEECSTLKIVDFPSMKCHYELPIPSTTHLVSQSQSSVNLYYLEEILGTNMLPQEVVMNLITESQPAERFKKLIRIGRLDEAELFAKQFNLSSQPIHEARVRRLLIEISSISKVKQELIDEKQAMLLDLVKKMVDGNKNAEFLISLRCTEVTGKETIQKILLLLLDNVDFTNYEAELGDIKEQLLRLDTLELIDPLGIEFTWQFFVHHPNMFKLITKLMHKNIDAACCIWKRHSSSLFSRINMEFVHACDTLEPLQVIQWYRHFAPCIIQHHPETMSYLIDKAIDKMTYLQYLPDFPEIGITFINDVRDTFAEVQFLFSNVKRNFDGCMDKLSTTVSVLKELSVLKRTYNITLMYDDYVNNSIEENAFNILLRIHLNHLKDLAVNFLFPLFFEKGLLPSDSIVRYVKFLVKSHKNIGFWQERAVAVLDLIYNNEQKLECALSILRVAPVPWSDTVTALLKLGNSSHPLAVEIYNEYESQHLKMLKIKYGWEANSTDNILKLAFRIIKVDPDMVDDVRYLVKVDSTRSFAINSYYVTTLLQQNRIEKCFEFMNLLTNVECEEVLEFIVNIQNDSLSNNEFILEFYKYCSQRVNDKTLLKIAFSRQKLHSTFQFQLTPADLSYPDVRLGHFTNGIKTVLNKLASKETDILDSCYRDVTLLCSSLNFDPMKGIVELAKTLGNIHFTCGMAKTVLHVTTVNEHNYNFFIDLAVVLIGQQIKSFDTDGPHTADNFTYLLASKLLEQSLKHGRVVYREICQLICWCLIGRDIYSVIESEEFLESKAHFDRNTLQDVLNESCNGNNDSFSVFESVRSPTSAEKPPNCNEEVLKCLSLAIHLICILDTNPFQRINKHYAFDKDDFESIKSSFTSSLNELVSKKVDIAYKIMHLVLKYQKLGGVSIIHDSHVKIVHRKIIYFGLQEKDPNFLDLIAVLMSDSNPKDLAMYLNTKLKNTANYVNFLKLGEACNTIFANLNIDISPGSIFKYQYYKELCKHDPSIQPQTNVDFQCFDKVLNALQNKVISVSLLKEMSEAFKWNYQKVLVTQILTILSTQELDYSIKTDVFGKEEIMAKNSVEDLCDMCEIYINELTSKDHLAKELLNFMKTINFYFYEIFLCVIHILNTIKAAQPVMNWWLIILKLMKHKMVGKRRNPIGQIENDTWLAFHPLSGVPPPISKYRIPFLLTADKTLEDILRDEVNVEDFDKWYQLIEIHAQMTGSDAATIAESKDSLCMLAVKNSLGENQNKFKEDSANYNFHPKNNEFLQSILRVTNKMSDKGNILSALHFTTKFAAEGADQVEAAYECYTFAVNNEPELRTNRRDAAILTQIKRLYPIYKLKFLLRLYNLMDDKLNELVEKPEDLISELYEHESILKEQQININKLVEEVADLHNKNLKEIQMDILRKWFCDTVTSNGSADETFCEPIDTVADVDPQNFEIITRTCYILSRWTPAEALDFCLRYLDQSSAAKKLLAFECYMKLSNGENEIFPCGQFIQIKCAYYLKQLGFKYSDQAFNNLSKAEKIETLKKIWKKYAHDPKAIDVIILISVGYDIYHPKLWRSTLKQMVTLKMTNRLSAIIELLSRRPELRQIDDAFAVAWQYLIEKPFECATKMRTPDQDARLIKSLFLCQTCPVVSKIDFMSIARQFVFLQRSYMAAALLVFANEQQRSEIKQIINASPSTLLKEDLKSLTEYGIYSFVVDFAVEELDL; from the exons atgaaTTGGAATTTAATATCGTCAAACTGTGAAGATGAAACCATAACTAATGTGTTCCACAAGAACCatcatttcaaattaactCCAGAAGGACCG TTAAATGAGCCAATATCTGTCAAAGCGATTGTTCGCAATCACCGGATAGTGGTCAGTGTggacaataatttatttttgctggAAAATGAGGATACAATCGAATGCAGTACGGTTTGCTTTGACTCGGAAATTGATGCCATTGAATTGTCTTCCAGTGGTTTGGTTGTCATTTGTGCATTAAAATGCGGAGACATTCATGGTTTACACATCCAAGGCAGTCAGATTTTTACGGT TTCTGTTGCCGATAAAGACGTCTCAGAGACCAGAACATTTGTTGGAATCAGCCAAGTAAAAAATGAATACGTCTTCATGTGCTCTACCGGTTCCGTATACAG ATTGTCGAATGTTGACGAGCACATTCTATCCGACATAACATCATTCAATTGTGAGACAACAATCGATGTGTCTAAGACAATCTCAAATGTCGAACTGGCAAAAGTTAGCTTCGGCACCAGTGACCTTCACATCGAAACATTTTGCGTATTACCCGGCGAACAAGACGAGCTGGTAGTGTCCAGCTCAAAGAAGTATCTTTTCGTTCAGACCATCGACACCAAGTGTAAAATCGAAATACCGAAAGCGATTCAATCGTTTAAGGCCATTTTTAATTTGGGCCACTATTT GATTGGAGTGTCTTCTGCCGGAAAAATGTATGAGATTTGTTTGGTAACAAAATCTTTTCGCTTGTTCGCGGAATGGGACCAAATCGTTGAGGACGTCGTTATCCTGCAAGTCAGCGACAATGACATTCACCTGTTGCTACAAACTAAAGCGGAAGAGTGCAGCactttgaaaattgttgattttccaT CGATGAAGTGTCACTATGAGCTTCCTATACCGTCGACCACACATTTGGTGAGCCAATCTCAATCGTCGGTCAATCTGTATTACTTGGAGGAGATTCTCGGAACGAATATGCTGCCGCAAGAAGTTGTCATGAATTTGATAACGGAATCTCAACCAGCCGAACGTTTTAAGAAATTGATTCGGATCGGACGTTTAGATGAAGCGGAG CTGTTCGccaaacaattcaatttgagTAGTCAGCCCATTCATGAGGCAAGAGTTAGACGACTTCTGATCGAAATCAGTTCCATATCCAAG GTGAAACAAGAATTGATCGATGAAAAGCAAGCGATGCTGTTAGACTTGGTGAAGAAAATGGTAGACGGGAACAAAAATGCGGAATTTTTAATCTCTTTACGGTGTACTGAAGTCACCGGCAAGGAAacgattcagaaaattttgctGCTTTTGTTGGACAATGTTGATTTCACA AATTACGAGGCAGAACTTGGAGACATCAAAGAGCAACTACTTCGTCTGGACACATTAGAGCTTATCGATCCTTTGGGCATCGAATTTACGTGGCAATTTTTCGTTCACCATCCGAACATGTTCAAGctcatcacaaaattgatgcaTAAG AATATCGATGCAGCATGTTGCATATGGAAGAGACATTCGTCGTCTCTATTTTCCCGCATCAATATGGAGTTCGTACACGCATGCGACACATTGGAACCGTTACAAGTCATCCAATGGTATCGTCACTTTGCTCCATGTATCATACAACATCATCCCGAAACGATGTCCTATCTGATTGACAAAGCCATCGATAAAATGACCTATCTGCAGTATTTGCCAGACTTTCCGGAGATTGGCATCACATTCATCAATGATGTCAGGGATACTTTTGCTGAAGTGCAATTCCTTTTTTC GAACGTAAAGCGCAACTTCGATGGTTGCATGGATAAACTATCGACAACCGTTTCCGTTTTAAAAGAACTTTCAGTTTTGAAGAGAACTTACAATATAACGCTGATGTACGACGATTATGTGAAC AACTCAATCGAAGAGAACGCATTCAACATATTGCTTCGGATTCATTTGAATCATCTGAAAGACTTGGcagtaaattttctgtttccgTTATTTTTCGAGAAAGGACTGTTGCCGTCGGACTCAATTGTCAG ATACGTGAAGTTTCTAGTCAAAAGTCATAAAAACATTGGTTTTTGGCAGGAAAGAGCCGTTGCCGTTTTGGATCTTATTTATAACAACGAGCAAAAACTTGAATGTGCGCTCAGTATATTGAGG GTAGCGCCAGTTCCATGGTCAGACACGGTAACGGCTCTCTTAAAGTTGGGCAACTCCAGCCATCCACTTGCGGTCGAAATATACAACGAATATGAATCGCAGCACTTGAAAATGCTGAAAATCAAATACGGATGGGAAGCGAATTCGACCgacaacattttgaaattggccTTCCGCATCATTAAAGTGGATCCGGACATGGTCGATGATGTACGCTACCTGGTGAAAGTCGACTCTACGCGCAGTTTTGCCATCAATTCGTATTACGTTACGACATTGCTGCAACAAAATCGCATCGAAAAGTGCTTTGAGTTCATGAATCTGTTGACCAATGTCGAATGTGAAGAAGTCCTGGAATTCATAGTGAACATACAAAACGATTCGTTGTCCAACAATGAATTCATTCTCGAATTCTATAAGTATTGCAGTCAACGTGTCAACGACAAAACGCTGCTGAAAATTGCCTTTTCACGACAGAAGCTACATTCGacgtttcaatttcaattgacACCAGCCGATCTGAGTTATCCGGACGTTAGGCTTGGCCATTTTACGAATGGCATTAAAACTGTGTTGAATAAATTGGCGTCTAAGGAAACCGACATTTTAGACAGCTGCTACAGAGATGTGACATTGCTATGCTCATCCCTTAATTTCGATCCCATGAAAGGCATTGTCGAGCTCGCCAAAACATTGGGTAACATTCACTTCACTTGTGGAATGGCTAAGACAGTTCTGCATGTGACTACAGTGAACGAGCACAATTACAACTTTTTCATCGATCTGGCAGTGGTGTTGATTggtcaacaaataaaaagcTTTGACACAG ATGGACCACACACAGCGGACAATTTCACGTACCTGTTAGCAAGTAAACTTTTAGAACAATCATTGAAGCACGGACGGGTTGTCTATCGTGAAATTTGTCAGTTGATTTGTTGGTGTCTCATTGGACGTGATATTTACAGTGTCATTGAGTCGGAAGAATTCCTCGAATCGAAAGCGCATTTTGATCGAAAC ACGTTGCAGGACGTCCTCAACGAAAGCTGTAACGGCAATAACGACTCATTTTCGGTATTCGAATCGGTTCGCAGTCCAACATCGGCAGAAAAG CCGCCAAACTGTAACGAAGAAGTACTGAAATGTCTATCCCTAGCCATCCATTTGATCTGTATCCTCGACACCAATCCGTTTCAGAGGATCAACAAACATTATGCATTCGACAAGGACGACTTTGAGAG CATCAAGAGCTCCTTCACGTCATCGCTGAACGAATTGGTATCGAAGAAAGTGGACATCGCTTACAAGATCATGCATTTGGTATTGAAATATCAAAAGCTCGGCGGTGTGTCCATCATCCATGATTCGCATGTTAAAATTGTACACaggaaaatcatttatttcggGCTACAAGAAAAAGATCCGAACTTTTTGG ATCTCATTGCCGTTCTTATGTCGGATTCAAATCCAAAGGATTTAGCAATGTACCTAAATACAAAACTCAAAAATACGGCGAATTATGTCAACTTCTTAAAACTGGGTGAGGCGTGTAACACCATTTTTGCAAACTTAAACATAGACATCAGTCCGGGAAG TATTTTCAAATATCAGTATTACAAAGAGCTCTGCAAACACGATCCATCGATTCAACCGCAAACGAATGTCGATTTTCAATGCTTCGATAAAGTGCTGAACGCTCTGCAAAACAAAGTGATCAGCGTATCCCTTCTGAAAGAGATGAGCGAGGCATTCAAATGGAATTACCAGAAAGTATTGGTGACGCAG ATTTTAACCATTTTAAGCACCCAGGAATTGGATTATTCCATCAAAACCGACGTCTTCGGCAAAGAGGAAATAATGGCCAAAAACTCTGTCGAAGATCTGTGTGACATGTGTGAAATTTACATCAATGAATTGACCAGCAAAGACCATTTAGCGAAAGAGCTGCTCAACTTTATGAAAACCATCAACTTTTACTTCTACGAAATATTCCTGTGCGTCATTCACATCCTGAATACGATCAAGGCCGCTCAACCTGTCATGAATTGGTGGTtgatcattttgaaattgatgaaacaCAAAATGGTCGGTAAACGTAGAAATCCAATCGGACAAATTGAGAACGATACCTGGCTGGCATTTCATCCGCTGAGCGGTGTACCGCCACCAATTTCGAAATATCGCATCCCATTCCTTTTGACAGCCGACAAGACACTGGAGGATATTTTAA GAGACGAGGTCAACGTCGAAGATTTTGACAAATGGTATCAGTTGATCGAAATTCATGCACAAATGACCGGTAGTGATGCGGCAACGATTGCTGAAAGCAAAGACAGTCTCTGTATGTTAGCTGTGAAGAATTCACTGGGCGAGAATCAGAATAAATTCAAAGAAGATTCAGCCAACTATAACTTCCATCCGAAAAATAACGAATTCCTACAATCG ATTCTACGAGTGACCAACAAAATGAGCGACAAGGGGAACATTCTTTCAGCGTTACACTTCACCACCAAATTCGCAGCAGAAGGGGCCGACCAAGTGGAAGCCGCTTATGAATGTTATACGTTTGCCGTAAATAATGAACCCGAACTGCGTACAAATCGTCGTGATGCAGCTATTTTGACTCAAATCAAACGATTGTATCCCATATACAAACTGAAATTCTTGCTTCGTTTGTACAATCTGATGGACGACAAACTGAACGAATTGGTGGAAAAGCCGGAAGATTTGATCTCTGAATTGTACGAACACGAGTCCATTTTGAAGGAACAACAAATTAACATCAATAAG CTCGTGGAAGAGGTGGCCGATCTACATAATAAGAActtgaaagaaattcaaatggACATTCTACGTAAATGGTTTTGTGATACCGTCACGAGCAACGGCTCTGCCGACGAAACGTTTTGTGAACCAATCGATACCGTTGCGGACGTTGATCCACAGAACTTTGAAATCATTACCCG AACCTGTTACATACTCAGTCGATGGACACCAGCAGAAGCGTTGGACTTTTGCTTAAGATACTTGGATCAATCGAG TGCCGCCAAGAAGTTGCTAGCCTTCGAGTGTTACATGAAGCTATCGAACGgtgaaaacgaaatatttccGTGCGGTCAATTCATTCAGATCAAGTGTGCATACTATCTGAAGCAGCTCGGTTTCAAATACAGTGACCAGGCGTTCAACAATTTGTCGAAAGCAGAGAAAATTGAAACGCtgaagaaaatatggaaaaagtATGCGCACGATCCGAAGGCAATTGATGTGATAATACTGATTTCGGTGGGCTATGACATTTACCATCCAAAATTATGGCGCAGCACTTTGAAGCAGATGGTTACTTTGAAAATG ACGAACCGGTTGAGTGCAATCATTGAACTCTTATCAAGACGCCCAGAACTACGGCAAATCGATGATGCGTTTGCTGTGGCATGGCAGTATTTGATCGAGAAACCGTTTGAATGTGCGACGAAAATGCGAACACCCGATCAAGACGCAAGGCtaataaaatcgttgtttttGTGTCAG ACCTGTCCTGTTGTGtccaaaattgatttcatgTCAATAGCCCGACAATTTGTGTTCTTACAACGGTCTTATATGGCAGCTGCACTATTGGTATTCGCCAACGAACAGCAAAGATCCGAAATTAAGCAG ATAATCAATGCGAGCCCATCCACATTATTGAAAGAGGATCTGAAATCGTTAACGGAATACGGTATTTACTCTTTCGTCGTTGACTTTGCTGTAGAAGAATTGGATTTGTAA